In Parus major isolate Abel chromosome 3, Parus_major1.1, whole genome shotgun sequence, the following are encoded in one genomic region:
- the OPRM1 gene encoding mu-type opioid receptor — protein sequence MAVAYLLGNGSAPLLAGALEVPFAANASACRPPGPSCPAWGNASAALGWNRSEPCGSGNGSAGGGGPCAPAGGGPSVVTAIAIMALYSVVCVVGLFGNFLVMYVIVRYTKMKTATNIYIFNLALADALATSTLPFQSVNYLMGTWPFGTILCKIVISIDYYNMFTSIFTLCTMSVDRYVAVCHPVKALDFRTPRNAKIVNVCNWILSSAIGLPVMFMATTKYRHGSIDCTLTFSHPAWYWENLLKICVFIFAFIMPVLIITVCYGLMILRLKSVRMLSGSKEKDRNLRRITRMVLVVVAVFIVCWTPIHIYVIIKALVNIPETTFQTVSWHFCIALGYTNSCLNPVLYAFLDENFKRCFREFCIPTSSTIEQQNSTRVRQNTRDHASTANTVDRTNHQLELQEAETTPLP from the exons ATGGCTGTCGCCTACCTGCTGGGCAACGGGTCCGCGCCGCTCCTCGCCGGCGCCCTGGAGGTCCCGTTCGCCGCCAACGCCTCCGCCTGCCGCCCGCCCGGGCCATCCTGCCCGGCCTGGGGCAACGCCTCGGCGGCGCTGGGCTGGAACCGCTCCGAGCCCTGCGGCAGTGGCAATGGCagcgcgggcggcggcgggccCTGCGCGCCCGCGGGCGGCGGCCCCTCCGTGGTCACCGCCATCGCCATCATGGCCCTCTACTCCGTGGTCTGCGTCGTGGGGCTCTTCGGCAACTTCTTGGTCATGTATGTCATCGTCAG gtaCACGAAAATGAAGACTGCCACCAACATCTATATTTTCAATCTTGCATTGGCAGATGCCCTAGCAACAAGTACTCTGCCATTCCAGAGTGTGAATTACTTGATGGGAACCTGGCCATTCGGTACCATCCTTTGTAAGATTGTTATATCCATAGACTACTACAATATGTTCACCAGTATCTTCACGCTCTGCACCATGAGTGTGGATCGCTACGTGGCCGTTTGCCACCCTGTTAAGGCCCTTGATTTCCGTACTCCCCGAAATGCCAAAATTGTCAATGTCTGCAACTGGATTCTTTCCTCTGCCATTGGCTTGCCAGTTATGTTCATGGCAACTACTAAATACAGGCATG gcTCAATTGACTGTACACTTACATTCTCCCACCCTGCTTGGTACTGGGAGAACCTCCTGAAAATCTGTGTGTTCATCTTTGCCTTCATCATGCCAGTCCTGATCATTACCGTGTGTTACGGGCTGATGATTTTACGCCTGAAGAGCGTCCGCATGTTATCCGGCTCCAAAGAGAAGGATAGGAACCTGCGGAGAATCACAAGGATGGTTCTTGTGGTGGTGGCAGTGTTTATTGTCTGCTGGACTCCCATCCACATTTACGTTATCATTAAAGCCCTGGTCAACATCCCAGAAACTACTTTCCAGACTGTCTCCTGGCACTTCTGTATTGCTCTAGGGTATACAAATAGCTGCCTTAATCCAGTCCTTTATGCATTCCTAGATGAGAATTTCAAAAGGTGTTTCAGAGAGTTCTGCATCCCCACTTCCTCAACCATTGAGCAGCAAAACTCCACCCGAGTCCGACAAAACACTCGTGACCATGCTTCCACTGCCAACACGGTGGACAGGACTAACCATCAG